One part of the Enterococcus sp. DIV1094 genome encodes these proteins:
- the zwf gene encoding glucose-6-phosphate dehydrogenase: MMNEKNVLFTIFGGTGDLAQRKLYPSLFRLYKKGNLSEHFAVIGTARRPWSDEHYREVVKGTIASLNPSPEEAERFASHFYYQSHDVNDSSHYQTLKELSDRLDEQYHLNGNRMYYLAMAPQFFGTIVSHLKSQKIVTETGFNRLIIEKPFGSDYQSAFELNEKIRQVFPEDDIFRIDHYLGKEMIQNISAIRFANNIFESQWNNRYIDNIQITFGESLGVEDRGGYYDHSGALKDMVQNHILQVLALLAMEPPVAFSEKEIRSEKIKALKAIRVYEKEEVLENFVRGQYAAGQLDDQTFKGYREEDNVDPESTTETFVAGKFTIDNFRWSGVPFYVRTGKRLTEKGTRINIVFKQVPVNVFKTSIDEPCNDTTLPPNVLTIYIQPTEGFSFTLNGKKVGQGFATDPIKLEYRNSAEMVENSPEAYEKLMLDALNGDSTNFSHWEEVAQSWHIVDIIRQVWDQVQPDFPNYKAGSMGPQAAFELLEKDGFEWIWQPDHWYRERGKLD, encoded by the coding sequence ATAATGAATGAAAAAAACGTATTATTTACTATATTTGGCGGTACTGGAGATTTAGCACAACGTAAATTGTATCCTTCGCTTTTTCGTTTATACAAAAAAGGCAACCTGAGTGAACATTTTGCTGTGATCGGTACAGCACGCCGCCCTTGGAGTGACGAACACTACCGTGAAGTAGTCAAAGGAACGATTGCATCATTGAATCCTTCGCCAGAAGAAGCCGAACGATTTGCTAGCCATTTTTATTACCAATCTCATGATGTCAACGATTCTTCTCATTATCAAACATTGAAAGAATTGTCAGATCGTTTAGATGAACAATATCACTTAAATGGCAATCGGATGTACTATTTAGCAATGGCTCCCCAATTTTTCGGTACGATCGTTTCTCATTTGAAATCTCAGAAAATCGTTACAGAGACTGGATTCAATCGATTGATCATCGAAAAGCCTTTTGGTTCTGATTACCAATCTGCCTTTGAATTAAATGAGAAAATCCGTCAAGTCTTTCCAGAAGACGACATTTTCCGCATCGACCATTATTTAGGAAAAGAAATGATCCAAAATATTTCTGCGATCCGCTTTGCCAATAATATTTTTGAGTCTCAATGGAACAACCGCTATATCGATAATATCCAAATCACTTTTGGCGAGAGTTTAGGTGTCGAAGATCGTGGGGGATACTACGACCATAGCGGTGCATTAAAAGATATGGTCCAAAACCATATTCTCCAAGTACTGGCGCTATTAGCAATGGAACCGCCTGTCGCTTTTTCTGAAAAAGAAATTCGTTCAGAAAAAATCAAAGCCTTAAAAGCGATTCGTGTTTATGAAAAAGAAGAAGTTTTAGAAAACTTTGTCCGAGGTCAATATGCCGCAGGACAATTGGACGATCAAACGTTCAAAGGATACCGAGAAGAAGATAATGTTGATCCAGAATCGACAACTGAAACATTTGTTGCCGGAAAATTCACGATCGATAATTTCCGTTGGTCTGGTGTACCTTTCTATGTACGTACGGGGAAACGTCTAACTGAAAAAGGAACACGTATCAATATCGTCTTTAAACAAGTTCCTGTCAATGTGTTTAAAACATCGATCGATGAACCATGTAATGACACGACATTACCACCGAATGTCTTGACGATTTATATCCAACCAACAGAAGGTTTTTCATTCACATTGAATGGTAAAAAAGTCGGCCAAGGTTTTGCGACTGATCCAATCAAACTAGAATACCGTAATAGTGCTGAAATGGTCGAAAATAGTCCAGAAGCCTATGAAAAACTGATGCTAGATGCGTTAAATGGCGATAGTACCAATTTCTCTCATTGGGAAGAAGTTGCACAATCATGGCATATCGTTGATATCATTCGTCAAGTTTGGGATCAAGTACAACCAGATTTTCCAAATTACAAAGCTGGTTCCATGGGTCCTCAAGCAGCCTTCGAACTTTTAGAAAAAGACGGCTTCGAATGGATTTGGCAGCCTGATCATTGGTACCGTGAACGTGGCAAGTTGGATTGA
- a CDS encoding metal-dependent transcriptional regulator — translation MTPNREDYLKIILELGGDTTKVNNKQIVSSLAVSPASVSEMISKLVKEKLVEHSPYQGVQLTDSGLIKASSLIRKHRLWEVFLVEHLDYNWNEVHDDAEVLEHVTSEQLADHLESYLNHPKHCPHGGIIPEKEQVVHEERRQTLESYPVGTKIRIARVLDEKELLDYLVTIDVNIDETYEITDVAAYEGPITIQNKTKKIPVSFKAASTIFVDKL, via the coding sequence ATGACACCAAACCGAGAAGATTATTTAAAAATCATTCTGGAATTAGGCGGTGACACAACTAAAGTCAACAATAAACAAATCGTTTCTAGCCTAGCAGTGTCCCCTGCTTCAGTAAGCGAAATGATTTCTAAACTCGTAAAAGAAAAATTAGTCGAACACTCTCCTTATCAAGGTGTACAATTAACTGACAGCGGGCTGATAAAAGCAAGCAGTCTGATACGTAAACATCGACTATGGGAAGTTTTTTTAGTCGAGCATTTAGATTACAACTGGAATGAGGTACATGATGATGCAGAAGTATTAGAACATGTGACTTCTGAACAGCTTGCGGATCATTTAGAAAGTTATTTAAATCATCCTAAACATTGTCCTCATGGGGGGATTATCCCTGAGAAGGAACAAGTTGTTCATGAAGAGCGTCGACAAACACTTGAATCATACCCCGTCGGTACAAAAATACGGATCGCACGTGTCCTTGATGAAAAAGAATTGTTAGACTATTTAGTGACAATTGATGTCAACATTGATGAAACTTATGAAATAACTGATGTAGCCGCTTATGAAGGGCCAATCACTATCCAAAATAAAACCAAAAAAATTCCTGTCAGCTTTAAAGCCGCCAGTACAATTTTTGTCGACAAACTGTAA
- a CDS encoding DUF4828 domain-containing protein, giving the protein MKKRILYFLLAGVATLAGKKVLDRKIKEAHVDDLTKYCGAWSFVDKNQTYHELTITSDYSFWLDDRSLGTLLVEVTSEKLIVRDQYGFYLTFSYNDMLLYDEANDSAYLLSKKS; this is encoded by the coding sequence ATGAAAAAAAGAATCCTCTATTTCCTGCTTGCCGGTGTCGCGACACTTGCTGGGAAAAAAGTACTTGATCGTAAAATAAAAGAAGCACACGTCGATGACCTGACTAAATACTGTGGGGCTTGGTCATTCGTTGATAAAAATCAAACATACCATGAATTAACCATTACTTCTGACTATTCTTTTTGGCTTGATGACCGTTCTTTAGGTACGCTGTTAGTCGAAGTTACCTCTGAAAAACTGATCGTTAGAGACCAGTATGGCTTTTATCTGACCTTTTCTTACAATGATATGTTACTGTACGATGAAGCAAATGATTCAGCTTACTTGTTATCAAAAAAATCATAA
- the sfsA gene encoding DNA/RNA nuclease SfsA, producing the protein MYYQDVEIAYFIERPNRFIAFCLNQKGEVLKTHVKNTGRGKELLLPGAEVALVHIPGTKRKTAYDLIAVKKGQHWFNIDSQLPNQLAIDGILAGTIQLPHLDGEIVTYKREVTFGKSKFDIYLETSCGQKAFVEVKGMTLENKAVGAFPDAPTIRGLKHVNELIHAYQEGYKSYIVFIAQFEHLHRATIHEQMQPELAAAFRAAQQAGVNVVVYNCQVTENQVRVKQAIPFDLETVFEDPNL; encoded by the coding sequence TTGTACTACCAAGATGTTGAAATTGCTTACTTTATTGAACGACCAAATCGTTTTATTGCGTTCTGTTTAAACCAAAAAGGCGAAGTACTCAAAACCCATGTTAAGAATACAGGTAGAGGAAAAGAACTGCTACTACCTGGTGCTGAGGTTGCATTGGTACACATTCCAGGAACGAAGCGTAAAACAGCATATGATTTGATTGCCGTCAAAAAGGGACAACACTGGTTCAATATCGATAGTCAGCTGCCCAACCAACTAGCAATCGATGGGATTTTAGCTGGAACGATCCAATTACCTCACTTAGACGGAGAGATTGTGACTTACAAACGTGAAGTGACTTTTGGCAAGTCTAAATTTGATATTTATTTAGAAACAAGCTGTGGTCAAAAAGCGTTTGTTGAGGTCAAAGGAATGACGTTAGAAAATAAAGCAGTCGGCGCGTTTCCTGATGCGCCAACGATCCGCGGACTTAAACACGTCAATGAATTGATTCACGCCTATCAAGAAGGCTACAAGTCCTATATCGTATTTATTGCACAATTCGAACACTTACATCGAGCAACGATCCATGAGCAGATGCAGCCAGAATTAGCTGCTGCTTTTCGTGCTGCTCAACAGGCAGGTGTAAACGTAGTCGTATACAACTGTCAAGTGACAGAAAATCAAGTGCGTGTGAAACAAGCGATCCCATTTGATTTGGAGACAGTTTTTGAAGATCCTAATTTATAG
- a CDS encoding Gfo/Idh/MocA family protein yields the protein MIHLGIIGTNWITHQFVQAALGTHKYELTAVYSRHLEKAQQFGAEYEGDIAFATDLTVFFELEHMDTVYIASPNSLHFQHAKQAILAGKNVIVEKPAFSTPKEMEEIIHLANQEKVFFFEAARNIHEAGFKKIAEFLPLKNEIIGANFSYMKYSSRYDQVLDGEEPNIFSPHFSGGAMMDLGVYLVYAAVGWFGKPQEVHYFPRKIATGVDGLGWGILRYATFDVAIQPGKIGDSYLPSEIYFDSGTVIMNGVNAIEQAEYHDRNHEQIEKLDIVASENPMSEEAEDFAHVIMNPKDPQWGLHYEEWVELARNVNQVVYDLRISGGIEFDADKEGTTE from the coding sequence ATGATCCATTTAGGTATAATCGGCACAAATTGGATTACCCATCAATTTGTACAAGCGGCTTTAGGTACACATAAATATGAATTGACAGCAGTTTATTCAAGACACTTAGAAAAAGCTCAACAATTTGGTGCAGAGTATGAAGGAGACATCGCTTTTGCAACAGATTTAACTGTCTTTTTTGAGTTAGAGCATATGGATACGGTTTATATTGCTTCCCCGAATAGTTTACATTTCCAGCATGCAAAGCAAGCGATTCTGGCGGGGAAAAACGTCATTGTAGAAAAACCAGCATTCAGTACACCTAAAGAAATGGAAGAAATCATCCATTTAGCGAACCAAGAGAAAGTCTTTTTCTTTGAAGCTGCAAGAAATATCCATGAAGCAGGTTTTAAAAAGATTGCAGAATTCCTACCATTGAAAAATGAGATCATTGGTGCGAATTTCAGTTACATGAAATATTCTTCTCGTTATGATCAAGTGTTAGACGGCGAAGAACCGAATATCTTTTCGCCACATTTTTCTGGTGGAGCAATGATGGATCTAGGTGTTTACCTTGTGTATGCAGCGGTAGGTTGGTTTGGCAAACCACAAGAAGTCCATTATTTCCCAAGAAAAATAGCAACTGGTGTCGATGGACTTGGCTGGGGGATTTTAAGATATGCTACGTTTGATGTAGCGATCCAACCAGGTAAGATTGGTGATTCGTATCTACCTTCAGAAATTTATTTTGATAGTGGAACGGTGATCATGAATGGTGTCAATGCGATCGAACAAGCAGAATATCATGATCGTAATCACGAACAAATCGAAAAATTAGATATCGTTGCTTCTGAAAATCCAATGAGTGAAGAAGCAGAAGATTTTGCACATGTGATCATGAATCCAAAAGATCCACAATGGGGCCTACATTATGAAGAATGGGTCGAGCTTGCACGAAACGTGAATCAAGTCGTTTATGATTTACGGATCAGTGGTGGAATTGAATTTGATGCAGATAAAGAGGGAACGACTGAATGA
- a CDS encoding DEAD/DEAH box helicase, translating into MNDFLKHFPTNWQNKWADKGFTTPSFIQQEVFTDLKDGKSLIAVSPTGSGKTLAYLWPLLLNVKKGEASTLLILASSQELAIQVADVTREWAKELAISVQSVVGGANVKRQIEGLKKKPEVLIGTPGRVLELMKAKKIKAYQIKTIVFDEADQLFDEGNRPFIDQIMHQAPTDYQLAFFSATADRSIEQIEALTKQSLKVIDVTKMDDSRKGLSHYFIRVPARKTEDYLRRLAHVEGFQALVFFNQLSELGVMEEKMSYRGISVASLASDQNKLLRKAALNQFKDGTISMLLSTDVAARGLDIAELPYVVNIDVPVTEESYLHRAGRTGRMGQQGQVITFVNDHTLRDLKKITRQTETELTELYIYGGGLQTEAPEKAPTKTLPKKKEAGKKDTSDGSTKKTAVSPKVKRKNKQKKDKNKGARRK; encoded by the coding sequence ATGAACGATTTTTTAAAACATTTTCCAACTAATTGGCAAAACAAATGGGCAGACAAAGGTTTCACTACCCCATCGTTTATCCAACAAGAAGTATTTACTGATTTGAAAGACGGTAAAAGTTTGATTGCCGTTTCTCCAACCGGCTCGGGCAAGACATTAGCCTATCTATGGCCTTTATTGTTGAATGTGAAGAAAGGGGAGGCAAGTACTTTGCTGATCCTTGCCTCTTCACAGGAGTTGGCGATCCAAGTCGCCGATGTCACACGGGAATGGGCGAAAGAATTAGCGATCTCTGTCCAATCTGTCGTTGGTGGCGCAAACGTCAAACGACAAATCGAAGGACTAAAGAAGAAACCTGAAGTGTTGATAGGTACACCAGGTCGTGTATTAGAGTTGATGAAAGCAAAAAAAATAAAAGCATATCAAATCAAAACGATTGTTTTTGATGAGGCGGATCAGCTGTTTGATGAAGGAAATCGACCATTTATCGATCAAATCATGCATCAAGCACCAACAGACTACCAATTAGCTTTCTTTTCAGCTACAGCCGATCGTTCGATCGAACAAATCGAAGCGTTGACTAAACAATCGCTGAAAGTCATCGATGTCACTAAAATGGATGATTCAAGAAAAGGACTTAGTCACTACTTCATTCGTGTTCCGGCACGAAAAACAGAAGATTATTTAAGAAGACTAGCCCATGTGGAAGGTTTCCAAGCTCTTGTGTTTTTCAACCAATTGAGTGAACTAGGTGTGATGGAAGAAAAAATGAGTTATCGAGGGATTTCTGTCGCGAGTTTAGCCTCTGATCAAAACAAGTTATTACGAAAAGCGGCATTGAATCAATTTAAAGATGGCACGATCAGCATGTTGTTATCAACAGATGTTGCAGCTAGAGGGTTAGATATCGCTGAACTTCCTTATGTGGTCAATATCGATGTTCCAGTCACGGAGGAGTCATACTTACACCGTGCTGGCAGAACTGGCCGAATGGGTCAACAGGGACAAGTGATCACTTTTGTGAATGATCACACGCTGAGAGACCTCAAAAAAATTACTCGACAGACAGAAACAGAATTAACAGAACTATATATATATGGGGGAGGTCTGCAAACAGAAGCGCCTGAAAAAGCCCCAACAAAAACGCTCCCTAAAAAGAAAGAGGCTGGAAAGAAAGATACTAGTGACGGATCAACGAAAAAAACAGCTGTTTCCCCTAAAGTAAAACGTAAAAACAAGCAGAAAAAGGACAAAAATAAAGGAGCAAGGCGCAAATAA
- a CDS encoding RNA-guided endonuclease InsQ/TnpB family protein: protein MSRKYESEKKRVNENQGERGEATRKNIGKQVLKVQKLHKRFTDIRRDRANKIVAELVKTKPAYITIEDLNVKGMMKNRHLSKAVGEQSFYAFRKKLADKCKVYDIELRLVDRFYPSSKLCYKCGHKKVELKLSERTYHCENCGYVADRDHNACMNLKDVKEYKVIV from the coding sequence CTGTCGAGGAAATACGAAAGCGAAAAAAAGCGTGTCAACGAAAATCAAGGGGAGAGAGGAGAAGCTACTCGCAAAAATATTGGAAAACAAGTCTTGAAAGTACAAAAACTTCATAAACGGTTTACAGATATCCGTAGGGACAGAGCGAATAAAATTGTGGCAGAGTTAGTAAAAACCAAACCAGCTTATATCACAATTGAAGACTTGAATGTCAAGGGGATGATGAAAAACCGGCATCTTTCAAAAGCTGTGGGAGAGCAATCTTTCTATGCTTTTCGTAAAAAATTAGCAGATAAATGTAAAGTCTATGATATTGAGTTAAGACTGGTCGATCGATTTTATCCTAGCTCAAAACTATGTTATAAATGCGGGCATAAGAAAGTAGAGTTAAAGTTATCAGAGCGTACCTATCATTGTGAGAACTGTGGTTATGTAGCAGATAGGGATCATAACGCGTGCATGAATTTGAAAGATGTGAAGGAATACAAAGTAATTGTATAA